The Streptomyces sp. NBC_00162 genome window below encodes:
- a CDS encoding TatD family hydrolase encodes MSTSSASKDAPPPLPEPLRVAVADSHTHLDMQSGTVEEGLAKAASVGVTTVVQVGCDVKGSRWAAETAAAYENVHAAVALHPNEAPRIVHGDPDGWSRQGARTGGGEAALDEALAEIEALAALDHVKAVGETGLDYFRTGPEGMAAQERSFRAHIEIAKRQGKALVIHDRDAHADVLRVLREEGAPERTVFHCYSGDAGMARECAAAGYYMSFAGTVTFRNAAPLREALAVAPLELVLVETDAPYLTPAPYRGRPNAPYLIPLTVRAMAAVRGIDEDAMATALAANTARAFAY; translated from the coding sequence ATGAGCACTTCGTCAGCCTCCAAGGACGCACCGCCGCCGCTGCCCGAACCCCTCCGGGTGGCGGTGGCGGACTCGCACACCCACCTGGACATGCAGTCCGGAACCGTCGAGGAGGGCCTCGCGAAGGCCGCCTCGGTGGGCGTGACCACGGTCGTCCAGGTCGGCTGCGACGTGAAGGGCTCCCGCTGGGCCGCCGAGACGGCCGCCGCGTACGAGAACGTCCACGCGGCCGTGGCCCTGCACCCGAACGAGGCCCCCCGGATCGTCCACGGGGACCCCGACGGCTGGTCCCGCCAGGGTGCCCGGACCGGCGGCGGCGAGGCCGCGCTCGACGAGGCACTGGCCGAGATCGAGGCCCTGGCCGCGCTCGACCACGTCAAGGCGGTCGGCGAGACCGGACTCGACTATTTCCGCACCGGGCCGGAGGGAATGGCCGCGCAGGAGCGTTCCTTCCGCGCCCACATCGAGATCGCCAAGCGCCAGGGCAAGGCCCTCGTGATCCACGACCGCGACGCCCACGCGGACGTGCTGCGCGTGCTGCGGGAGGAGGGCGCGCCGGAGCGCACCGTCTTCCACTGCTACTCCGGGGACGCCGGCATGGCGCGGGAGTGCGCCGCCGCCGGGTACTACATGTCCTTCGCCGGAACGGTCACCTTCAGGAACGCGGCCCCGCTGCGCGAGGCCCTGGCCGTGGCCCCGCTGGAGCTGGTGCTCGTCGAGACGGACGCCCCGTACCTCACCCCGGCGCCGTACCGCGGACGGCCCAACGCCCCGTACCTCATTCCGCTGACGGTACGGGCGATGGCGGCGGTCCGCGGCATCGACGAGGACGCGATGGCCACGGCGCTGGCCGCCAACACCGCTCGCGCCTTCGCCTACTGA
- a CDS encoding resuscitation-promoting factor, translated as MAPVAVTAVPVAAGSGRRRAPAPVALLPEPAPAPAPWPAPGPGTGRRRRTTPAEPPPGTWRRIVPQALVVAFLAGGTTAFVAADKSVRLTVDGVPRTLHTFADDVDELLAAEGLDVGPHDLVAPAPGEPLDDGEQVVVRYGRPLRLTLDGQQRQVWTTARTVEGALRQFGIRAEGAYLSAPRTAPVPRAGLVLSVRTERSVTFMADGRERTIRTNAATVQEALEQAGITLQGQDTTSVPPITFPRDGQTITVLRITGTREVREERVPYETQRVEDATLFAGTEVVERAGRPGARRVTYSLRTVNGVRQKPRRIAEETVREPVTQLVKVGTKPLPASVSGADGLDWGALAQCESGGRPSATDSSGTYGGLYQFDVRTWQSLGGSGRPQDAPAGEQTYRAKKLYVQRGASPWPHCGRRLR; from the coding sequence ATGGCTCCCGTGGCGGTGACCGCCGTGCCCGTAGCCGCCGGATCGGGGCGTCGCCGGGCCCCCGCCCCCGTCGCCCTGCTGCCGGAGCCCGCACCCGCCCCCGCGCCGTGGCCGGCGCCGGGGCCCGGCACCGGCAGACGCCGCCGCACCACCCCCGCCGAACCCCCGCCCGGCACCTGGCGGCGGATCGTGCCCCAAGCCCTGGTCGTCGCCTTCCTCGCGGGCGGCACCACCGCCTTCGTCGCCGCCGACAAGTCGGTACGGCTCACCGTCGACGGCGTCCCGCGCACCCTCCACACCTTCGCCGACGACGTTGACGAACTGCTGGCCGCCGAAGGCCTCGACGTCGGCCCCCACGACCTCGTCGCCCCCGCCCCCGGCGAACCCCTCGACGACGGCGAACAGGTCGTCGTCCGCTACGGCCGCCCCCTGCGCCTCACCCTCGACGGACAGCAGCGCCAGGTGTGGACCACCGCCCGCACCGTCGAGGGCGCGCTCCGCCAGTTCGGCATCCGCGCCGAGGGCGCCTACCTCTCCGCGCCCCGCACCGCCCCCGTCCCGCGCGCCGGGCTGGTCCTCAGCGTCCGCACCGAACGCAGCGTCACCTTCATGGCCGACGGCCGCGAACGCACCATCCGCACCAACGCCGCCACCGTCCAGGAGGCCCTCGAACAGGCCGGCATCACCCTGCAGGGCCAGGACACCACCTCCGTGCCCCCCATCACCTTCCCGCGCGACGGGCAGACCATCACCGTGCTGCGCATCACCGGCACCCGCGAGGTCCGCGAGGAGCGCGTCCCGTACGAGACGCAGCGGGTCGAGGACGCCACCCTTTTCGCCGGCACCGAGGTCGTCGAGCGGGCCGGCCGGCCCGGAGCCCGCCGGGTCACCTACAGCCTGCGCACCGTCAACGGGGTCCGCCAGAAACCCCGCCGCATCGCGGAGGAGACCGTCCGCGAGCCCGTGACCCAGCTCGTCAAGGTCGGCACGAAGCCGCTGCCGGCCTCCGTCTCCGGCGCCGACGGTCTCGACTGGGGAGCCCTGGCCCAGTGCGAATCGGGCGGCCGCCCCTCGGCCACCGACTCCTCGGGCACGTACGGCGGCCTCTACCAGTTCGACGTACGCACCTGGCAGAGCCTCGGCGGCAGCGGCCGCCCCCAGGACGCCCCGGCCGGGGAACAGACGTACCGGGCGAAGAAGCTCTACGTGCAGCGGGGGGCGAGTCCGTGGCCGCACTGCGGCCGTAGGCTCAGGTAG